The Triticum aestivum cultivar Chinese Spring chromosome 7B, IWGSC CS RefSeq v2.1, whole genome shotgun sequence genome window below encodes:
- the LOC123157060 gene encoding uncharacterized protein, producing the protein MGTGQIVAVLQIGGEFTTDADGLMSYSGGEAHAMLIKSDWTFSAFKHEISSTLNNLKVDQFLFKYFLPKNNRTLISISNDKDLRRMVEFHAESETTYVYVIQKVDNSAKSVVADSATPTNAIAVVPTTPDGSKRQKVCAEWKDVITGVGQVFESPKDFRDALHKYAIAHKFHYRFIKNDSTRVTAECTGEDCPWRIHASKSSANIDFMIKKMSETHTCESETVKSHRLASQRWVASVIKEKLRDSPHYRPRDIANDLQQEYGLCLNYSQAWRGRSIAQRELYSAHDEACIQLPLFCERIKETNPGSVATVVTMEDSKFCFFVAFHASLYGFEHGCRPLLFLDAVSAKPNKQWKLLTATSVDGEGDVFPVAFTVVDKESRENWHWFLEQLKYSLSASHDITFISNGENGLWDEVPLVFPDSHHGYCMDFLIEAFKRQLDDAWTEEVRDAMVELLKRAIFSCTVDEFNQYMEQIKSESDKLAEWLLEIKPERWSDALFMGWRYGQYSCNISDTVVDWIPTRYELPVVQLVDTIRCKLMEMMYTRRESCNEWPDGLTPAANQKLQEEVSKAHSLNVMPTESDGDGNLFKVCDDSVNVVNIETCDCTCRKWNISGLPCMHAIAVFERTGRYAYDFCVEYFTTKRYRSTYSMSINPIPDVTLTDNSQSPATLPFPIQTRRRVGRPKEKPADPRITIKRAVRCSRCKGYGHNKATCKIPISGEALPALPPAELSDVHSRVESCS; encoded by the exons ATGGGGACGGGACAAATTGTGGCTGTTCTTCAGATAGGTGGTGAATTCACCACAGATGCTGATGGGCTTATGTCCTATTCTGGTGGAGAGGCACATGCAATGCTTATCAAAAGTGACTGGACTTTCAGTGCATTTAAGCATGAGATATCTTCAACGCTTAATAATCTCAAAGTCGACCAGTTCTTGTTCAAGTATTTCCTCCCAAAGAATAATAGAACCTTGATTTCTATTTCCAATGACAAGGACCTACGTCGCATGGTTGAATTTCATGCAGAGTCAGAGACGACATACGTTTATGTCATACAGAAGGTCGACAACAG TGCAAAGAGCGTTGTTGCTGACTCGGCCACTCCTACAAATGCAATTGCTGTTGTCCCAACAACTCCGGATGGGTCTAAGAGACAGAAGGTGTGCGCAGAGTGGAAGGATGTGATCACTGGAGTCGGCCAAGTATTTGAAAGCCCTAAGGATTTCCGGGATGCCTTGCATAAGTATGCCATTGCACATAAGTTCCATTACAGATTTATCAAGAATGACTCAACTCGTGTTACTGCGGAATGTACTGGTGAAGATTGCCCATGGCGGATACATGCTTCCAAGTCTTCTGCCAACATAGATTTCATGATCAAGAAAATGTCTGAAACACACACCTGTGAATCTGAAACTGTGAAAAGTCATCGTTTGGCGTCACAGCGATGGGTTGCTAGTGTTATAAAGGAAAAGTTACGTGATAGCCCACACTACAGGCCaagagacattgcaaatgatctccAACAGGAGTATGGACTGTGCCTAAATTACTCGCAGGCTTGGCGTGGAAGATCAATTGCTCAGAGAGAACTTTATAGCGCACATGATGAGGCATGCATCCAGCTACCATTGTTTTGTGAAAGGATTAAGGAAACAAACCCTGGAAGTGTGGCAACAGTAGTGACTATGGAAGATTCAAAATTCTGTTTCTTTGTTGCCTTCCATGCATCGCTTTATGGTTTTGAGCATGGGTGCAGACCACTCCTTTTCCTTGATGCAGTATCTGCAAAACCGAATAAGCAATGGAAGTTACTGACTGCTACTTCAGTTGATGGGGAAGGCGATGTGTTCCCAGTTGCATTCACTGTAGTGGACAAGGAGAGCCGTGAAAATTGGCATTGGTTTCTTGAGCAACTAAAATATTCACTGTCGGCATCTCATGACATAACATTCATATCTAATGGAGAAAATGGATTATGGGATGAAGTACCATTGGTGTTCCCTGACAGTCATCATGGATATTGCATGGACTTTCTTATTGAAGCATTTAAGAGGCAATTGGATGATGCATGGACTGAAGAAGTAAGAGATGCTATGGTTGAGCTTCTTAAGAGGGCCATATTTTCATGCACAGTTGATGAGTTCAATCAGTATATGGAGCAAATTAAAAGTGAATCTGATAAGCTTGCTGAATGGCTTTTGGAGATCAAACCTGAGCGGTGGTCAGACGCCCTTTTCATGGGGTGGCGGTATGGTCAGTATTCATGTAATATTTCAGACACTGTTGTTGACTGGATCCCCACAAGATATGAGCTTCCAGTTGTGCAGTTGGTTGACACAATAAGATGCAAGCTCATGGAGATGATGTACACACGCCGAGAGTCTTGTAATGAATGGCCTGACGGATTAACGCCTGCAGCTAACCAGAAATTGCAGGAAGAAGTTAGCAAAGCTCACTCACTCAATGTTATGCCCACAGAAAGTGATGGGGATGGTAATTTATTCAAGGTATGCGATGACTCAGTTAATGTTGTCAACATTGAGACGTGTGACTGCACCTGTCGAAAGTGGAATATTTCTGGgttgccatgcatgcatgcaattgcagTATTTGAGCGCACTGGGAGGTATGCATATGACTTCTGTGTGGAGTATTTCACGACGAAACGGTACCGCTCGACCTATTCAATGTCCATAAATCCGATACCTGATGTTACCTTAACGGACAATTCTCAGAGTCCAGCGACATTACCATTCCCAATTCAAACTCGTCGACGGGTtggcaggccgaaagagaaaccagcTGATCCGCGCATCACAATTAAAAGGGCAGTGCGCTGCAGCAGATGTAAAGGTTATGGTCACAACAAAGCAACTTGCAAAATTCCTATCAGTGGCGAAGCCTTGCCCGCCTTGCCACCAGCTGAGCTCTCCGATGTACACAGTAGGGTGGAGAGTTGCTCTTGA